Proteins from a single region of Sylvia atricapilla isolate bSylAtr1 chromosome 7, bSylAtr1.pri, whole genome shotgun sequence:
- the RIF1 gene encoding telomere-associated protein RIF1: protein MSAPGPEPAGPHPDPSAPDPAAAFSLGPLLQTLQDPAAPPGELTDAHLTIISRLTGEGGKAFTADVRKHFPQLCKVFKAHISSPNLELSNAALQALGFCTFNSNNTAELSAPEMQELLAAVNGVAVKCSDKNTRTRALWVISKQAFPPEIVQKEVSNILSTLETILTKGEVQSVVVEYEALNVIIRLMEQTPAQMGEEAVRWAKLIIPLVVHSAHKVQLRGATALEMGMPLLLQKQQEVAAVTEHLMTTKLISELQKLFSAKNETFVLKLWPLFVRLLGKTLHRSGSFINSLLQLEELGFRSGSPVVKKIAFIAWKSLIDNFALNPDILCSAKRLKLLMQPLSSIHVRTEALALTKLEVWWYLLVRLGPHLPSNFEQVCVPLIQSTLSVDSAAAAFPGTPSRPNNSSLASATPGQKSGPFPFVSPGTPRMALNSSTAGLVLFPSIQLLAIEMLLHFLMGPQVVDFAKQNKLVLSLEPLQYPLISSPSFFCKHASTLINAVQDGFVAIGKEVPDCLLNVIWKDINGYVKTAIEAGNKKEKQGSEILTMLLQALKNTVRSNSLPVQKILSLIDITVKELPPKVLGSPAYQVADMDLLNGTPALFLIQLPFHNNLLECCVTDERFFGILETLVGFALSGPTSALAFSESVLGVIDQSAGQVGNKEHLWRMWSIVVHPLTEWINQNNEVNQGDALEHNFSAVYSALLLPVAHIFPTQGFPQPTLKSLLRSWSDLYRAFARCAALVATAEENLCCEELCAKIISGLEGETPVVFPMLEGLTHLVSVMVDCINFAPYGTKFQPKTRSPQTPTDWAKKKKEPLGKLASLFKLLLVLLNSFHEFSSQEIHAESLISMGPSLLAALHTILSHISLPSLIGATFAIFSKPLAVFYEKTKLPEVPKVYSNLNNKLEKLLAEVLQCLQCHCPGSCDSELLQQLSPVLCVAFQHRNKQLRQQSAQLWNCTFAKASSLTYPQELKSVLSQAKKKIPLLLPGFESIEMSEECSGPFSDMMENSQLDAKISGMEVKVGPKRDSILAHTSELKNDGRDKPSNQQATPAKLKLEFSSPKTTSEKSLEEEKSVDFVFIPPETKPRILTEHQKEVLRSKRADIPAMYNNLDASQDTTSFSQYTQSQEDSLEVPPLVEDAKEDAADQPQEEKAGSEGCHSEESPACNSEGEAKNDTAEMIPEQTSVGEGLETSSMEAASQETSAEKGDTSSVTNSSTSSGIISGTPQPVSRRQSFITLEKFGAAESRPFSPALLGSVLELPGAAPEAAPQEHSSATTKAAAKAEKPGEENKTAPRAEADAGVTATRRVTRRQSRMELQGNKSRFLSKSEESQGCESLGSSAELSSAVEDVEHVLLSHSQALRSTDADIQRAEDAIAEMDKAQGLDMDSKENTPPDSSSCSEQAPGDDSQGPAVSSQQKQLRRSSRRRSEAVESSSGSQDKEEGTPKRDRRKEEEKAGQKKLSQGKGDGTQKQKGVPGRAAENTKESSQPERVAEDWSSKESPAGRGLEEEGSRGGRRAEDPPRPEGEGQGSLSTAGQKVERPRYHTRRSSQGLLSSIENSETDSSESKEESTRKKKPVKVRNRSNSLEGKLKEGQAGSQSLEESSQGSESKSPVEAKKGDAEVSTGAAVPAEPGGLESQETPAAAGEAVGSGSSENPDTSVEQSKDDAAMESLSSPCVSELEGRAAEESKQEEKQTSPEDCAATAASVSGAELSSLQSPECQNKRSKRVKKIKSCDCCFKKPKQQVTESKSPELKKEKGPELEEPEPSPVLTPGSGSGHSDLEESLALAPCGTSTPLPPPEEPSAFSLESQGMAEEKLQGSREVLEEEDPEIPEGSAAETTESMEEVKEPAEQKEQTEQVLPESVPGEPRESCLESGDQEEKPAAAGKEEIDENTQLEEVPEELSVDSKPEEKEIKELEGNQEDKGEEAENSAGETCVVATDEEMKEELVETEIKVPENVALGSVSVDSPLKVEGGPSVQVAESPTSLQARCTWSPSASPSTSILKRGAKRSQEDDSLSPANKIRRVSFANPIFQEGLADDIDRRSPVIRSHSSPSSRSLKILSNMQHITTPTKGFLSPGSRTLKFKSSKKCLITEMAKESLPCLTKFVYPALAGCKAPVDVILPQITSNICARGLGQLIRAKNIKTVGDLSTLTALEIKTLPIRSPKVSNVKRALKGYHEQQVKSRVWEESTVPEEAEKPGNDEEKSLSGDEEKLAADLIDTATTSSSSSSSSEQPQGDLVGQIQALAAQLSSEDLRGYSGQQLFEMQERLAGMASSILRSLRERWHSPPHGDPQ from the exons CTTAATGGAGCAAACCCCAGCCCAGATGGGAGAAGAGGCTGTGAGGTGGGCAAAGCTGATCATCCCTCTGGTTGTCCACTCAGCTCACAAAGTGCAGTTAAGAGGTGCCACTGCCCTGGAGATGGGGAtgccactgctcctgcagaagcagcaggaggtggcagcTGTCACCGAGCACCTGATGACCACA aaattaatttcgGAACTCCAGAAATTGTTCTCCGCGAAGAACGAGACCTTCGTGTTGAAGCTGTGGCCCCTGTTTGTCAGATTGCTTGGAAAG ACCCTGCATCGCAGTGGCAGCTTCATCaactccctgctgcagctggaggagttGGGCTTTCGTAGTGGCTCCCCAGTGGTGAAGAAAATTGCCTTCATTGCATGGAAAAGCCTCATTGATAATTTTGCTCTGAATCCag ACATCCTGTGCAGTGCCAAAAGGCTGAAGCTGCTGATGCAGCCCCTGAGCTCCATCCACGTGAGGACAGAGGCTCTGGCACTGACCAAGCTGGAGGTGTGGTGGTATCTCCTGGTGAGGCTGGGACCTCACCTGCCCTCCAACTTTGAACAG GTTTGTGTCCCATTAATCCAAAGTACCCTGAGTGtggattctgctgctgctgcattcccTGGAACCCCCTCACGCCCCAACaactccagcctggcctcagcaACCCCTGGGCAGAAATCAG gtcctttcccatTTGTGAGCCCAGGCACTCCCAGGATGGccctgaacagcagcacagcaggattGGTGCTCTTCCCTTCCATCCAACTCCTGGCTATTGAAATGCTGCTCCACTTCCTCATGGGACCACAAGTGGTGGATTTTGCCAAGCAAAACAAGCTCGTGCTTAGTTTAG AGCCTCTGCAGTACCCACTGATCAGTAgcccttcttttttttgtaagcaTGCCAGCACTCTGATAAATGCTGTTCAGGATGGCTTTGTTGCAATTGGAAAAGAAGTTCCTG ATTGTTTGCTGAATGTTATCTGGAAGGACATAAATGGATATGTAAAAACAGCAATTGAAGCAG GAAATAAGAAAGAGAAGCAGGGCTCAGAAATATTGACCATGTTACTCCAGGCCTTAAAAAACACTGTGAGATCAAACTCTCTGCCTGTGCAGAAAATATTG TCTCTCATTGATATCACTGTCAAAGAGTTGCCTCCAAAAGTCTTGGGCTCCCCAGCTTATCAAGTTGCTGATATGGATCTTTTAAAT GGAACTCCAGCTTTGTTCCTAATCCAGCTGCCTTTCCATAATAATCTTTTGGAATGCTGTGTGACAGATGAGAG ATTCTTTGGGATTCTGGAAACTCTGGTGGGTTTTGCCCTGTCTGGACCCACCTCTGCTCTGGCCTTCAGTGAGTCTGTGCTCGGTGTCATTGATCAGAGTGCAGGGCAGGTGGGCAACAAGGAGCACCTCTGGAGGATGTGGAGTATTGTTGTTCATCCTCTGACTGAGTGGATTAATCAG AATAACGAGGTGAACCAAGGGGATGCCCTGGAACACAATTTCAGTGCTGTGTACagtgctttgctgctgccagtAGCCCACATTTTCCCCACTCAGGGATTCCCACAG CCAACTTTGAAATCCTTGCTGCGCTCTTGGTCAGACCTGTACCGAGCTTTTGCTCGCTGTGCTGCTCTGGTTgcaacagcagaagaaaacctgtGCTGTGAAGAGCTTTGTGCCAAAATAATATCTGGGCTAGAAGGTGAAACTCCAGTA GTGTTTCCCATGCTGGAAGGTCTCACCCACCTTGTGTCAGTCATGGTTGACTGCATCAACTTTGCTCCCTATGGCACCAAATTCCAGCCCAAAACCAGAT ctCCCCAGACCCCCACAGACTGGGCTAAGAAGAAGAAGGAGCCCCTTGGCAAACTGGCCTCTCTCTTCAAGCTCCTGCTGGTGCTCCTCAACTCCTTCCATGAGTTCAGCTCCCAGGAAATCCATGCAGAATCCCTGATTTCCATGGGcccttccctgctggctgctctgcacaCCATCCTCAGCCACATCTCCCTGCCTTCACTCATTGGAGCCActtttgccattttttccaAGCCCTTGGCTGTGTTTTATGAAAAAACCAA GCTCCCTGAGGTACCCAAAGTCTACAGCAATCTGAATAACAAG ctggagaagctgctggcagaggtgctgcagtgcctgcagtgtcactgccctggctcctgtgactctgagctcctgcagcagctcagccccgtGCTGTGTGTGGCCTTCCAGCACAGGAACaagcagctgaggcagcagagtGCCCAGCTCTGGAACTGCACCTTTGCCAAGGCCTCCTCACTCACATACCCACAGGAACTGAA GTCAGTGTTAAGCCaagccaaaaagaaaatccctctgctgctgcctggtttTGAAAGCATTGAGATGTCTGAGGAGTGCAGCGGCCCCTTCTCTGACATG ATGGAAAATTCCCAGCTGGATGCAAAGATCAGTGGGATGGAGGTGAAGGTGGGACCGAAACGAGATTCAATATTGGCACATACAAGTGAACTGAAAAATGATGGCAGAGACAAGCCCAGCAACCAGCAAGCAACACCTGCAAAG TTAAAACTAGAATTTTCATCTCCGAAGACAACGAGTGAGAAGTctctggaagaggagaaatctgttgattttgtgtttattcctccagaaacaaaaccaagaataTTGACAGAACATCAGAAAGAAGTGCTTAGGTCAAAGAG AGCTGATATTCCTGCCATGTACAACAACTTGGATGCATCCCAGGACACCACCTCATTTTCCCAGTACACCCAGAGCCAGGAAGATTCTTT GGAAGTCCCACCTTTGGTAGAAGATGCCAAAGAAGACGCTGCAGACCAACCTCAG GAGGAAAAGGCGGGGAGTGAAGGATGTCACTCGGAGGAGAGCCCAGCCTGCAACAGCGAGGGGGAGGCCAAAAATGACACAGCTGAGATGATCCCAGAGCAAACATCCGTTGGAGAAGGATTGGAGACCAGTTCTATGGAAGCAGCTTCCCAGGAGACCTCAGCAGAGAAGGGAGACACCTCCAGTGTCACCAACAGCTCAACCTCCAGTGGCATCATCTCGGGCACCCCCCAGCCCGTCAGCCGGCGCCAGTCCTTCATCACCCTGGAGAAATTCggggctgcagagagcaggcctttcagcccagccctgctgggctctgtgctggagctgcctggggctgctcctgaggcagccccacaggagcacagcagtgccaccaCCAAGGCTGCTGCTAAAGCTGAGAAacctggagaggaaaacaaaaccgCTCCCAGAGCCGAGGCCGACGCCGGCGTCACGGCCACGCGCAGGGTGACGCGCCggcagagcaggatggagctgcaggggaatAAATCCAGGTTCCTGAGCAAGTCAGAGGAGTCCCAGGGCTGTGAGAGCCTGgggagcagtgctgagctgagctctgcagtggaGGATGTGGAGCACGTCCTGCTGAGCCACTCGCAGGCTCTGCGCTCCACGGACGCAGACATCCAGAGAGCCGAGGATGCCATCGCAGAGATGGACAAGGCCCAAGGGCTGGACATGGACTCCAAAGAAAACACCCctccagacagcagcagctgctctgagcaggccCCAGGGGATGACAGCCAGGGCCCAGCAGTGTCctcccagcagaagcagctccGCCGATCCTCCCGGAGACGCTCCGAGGCTGTGGAGAGCTCCTCGGGCAGCCAGGACAAGGAGGAGGGGACCCCAAAGAGGGacaggaggaaagaggaggagaaagctgGCCAGAAGAAGCTGTCCCAGGGGAAAGGGGATGGAAcccaaaagcagaaaggagTTCCTGGGAGAGCcgcagaaaacacaaaagagaGCAGCCAACCTGAGAGAGTGGCAGAGGACTGGAGCTCCAAGGAGTCTCCTGCTGGCAGGGgcctggaggaggagggcagcagaggtggcaggagggcagaggatCCCCCCAGGCCCGAGGGGGAAGGTCAGGgcagcctgagcacagcagggcagaagGTGGAGCGCCCACGGTACCACACCAGGAGATCTTCCCAAGGTTTGCTGTCCAGCATAGAAAACTCTGAGACTGACAGTTCTGAGAGCAAGGAGGAGagcacaaggaagaaaaaacccgTCAAAGTGAGGAACAGAAGCAATTCTCTTGAAGGTAAATTAAaagagggacaggcagggagcCAGAGCCTTGAGGAATCTTCCCAGGGAAGTGAAAGCAAGAGTCCAGTGGAGGCAAAGAAAGGTGATGCTGAGGTGAGCACaggtgctgcagtgccagctgaaCCAGGTGGCCTGGAAAGCCAGGAaactcctgcagctgctggagaagctgtgggCTCGGGCAGCTCTGAGAATCCAGACACCAGCGTGGAGCAGAGCAAGGATGATGCAGCCATGGagtccctgagcagcccctgtgtgtctgagctggaggggagagcagcagaggagagcaaaCAGGAGGAGAAGCAAACCAGCCCAGAGGACtgtgcagcaacagcagcaagtGTTTCAGGTGCTGAGCTCTCCTCTTTGCAAAGCCCTGAGTGTCAGAACAAGAGGAgcaaaagggtgaaaaaaatcaagagctgtgattgctgctttaaaaagccaaagcagcaaGTGACTGAATCCAAGTCCCCTGAgttgaaaaaggagaaaggtcctgagctggaggagcctgagcccagcccagttCTGACCCCTGGGAGTGGTTCTGGTCACTCAGATTTGGAGGAGAGCTTGGCCCTGGCTCCATGTGGGACGAGCACTCCATTGCCTCCTCCCGAGGAACCCAGTGCCTTCAGCTTGGAaagccagggaatggctgaggaaaagctgcagggaagcagggaggtgctggaggaggaggatccAGAGATTCCAGAGGGTTCAGCAGCTGAAACCACCGAGTCCATGGAGGAAGTGAAGGAACCTGCTGAGCAGAAGGAGCAAACAGAGCAGGTTCTGCCTGAGAGTGTTCCTGGagagcccagggagagctgcctgGAGTCAGGGGACCAAGAGGaaaaaccagcagctgcaggaaaggaagaaatcGATGAAAATACACAACTGGAAGAGGTGCCTGAGGAACTGAGTGTTGACAGCAAAcctgaggaaaaggagattAAGGAGCTCGAAGGAAATCAGGAGGATAAAGGAGAAGAAGCTGAGAACTCTGCTGGAGAAACTTGTGTTGTTGCAACAGATGAAGAGATGAAGGAAGAACTGGtggaaactgaaataaaagtgCCTGAAAACGTGGCCTTGGGCAGTGTGAGCGTGGATTCCCCCCTGAAGGTGGAAGGGGGTCCCTCAGTGCAGGTGGCTGAGAGCCCCACCAGCCTCCAGGCCCGCTGCACCTGGTCCCCCTCAGCCTCCCCCTCCACCAGCATCCTGAAGAGAGGGGCCAAGAGGAGCCAGGAGGATgattccctgtcccctgccaaTAAG ATCCGTCGAGTCTCTTTTGCAAATCCCATTTTTCAGGAGGGCCTGGCAGACGACATCGACAGGAGGAGTCCTGTCATCAGATCCCATTCCTCACCCTCCTCCAGAAGTCTTAAAATCCTTTCTAACATGCAG CACATTACCACTCCAACCAAAGGATTTCTGTCCCCAGGATCTCGTACCCTTAAATTTAAGAGCTCAAAGAAGTGTTTA ATCACAGAAATGGCCAAGGAATCCCTCCCGTGCCTTACCAAGTTTGTGTATCCTGCCTTGGCTGGCTGCAAAGCCCCTGTGGATGTCATTTTACCTCAGATCACATCCAACATCTG tgccaggggccTGGGGCAGCTCATCAGAGCCAAGAACATCAAGACTGTGGGAGACCTGAGCACTCTGACAGCCCTGGAAATCAAAACCCTCCCCATCCGCTCCCCCAAAGTCTCCAATGTCAAGAGAGCTCTGAAGGGATACCATGAGCAACAG GTAAAATCTCGAGTGTGGGAGGAAAGCACAGTCCCGGAGGAGGCTGAGAAGCCTGGAAATGATGAGGAGAAATCTCTCAGTGGAGATGAGGAGAAACTTGCAGCAG ATTTGATCGACAcagccaccaccagcagcagcagcagcagcagcagtgagcagccccagggggaTCTCGTGGGGCAGATCCAGGCTCTGGCTGCCCAGCTGAGCTCAGAAGATCTGCGTGGCTACTCTGGCCAGCAGCTCTTTGAGAtgcaggagaggctggcagGGATGGCCTCGAGCATCCTGCGGAGCCTGCGGGAGCGCTGGCACTCCCCTCCCCACGGGGACCCCCAGTag